A section of the Oncorhynchus keta strain PuntledgeMale-10-30-2019 chromosome 15, Oket_V2, whole genome shotgun sequence genome encodes:
- the LOC118380021 gene encoding noelin-3-like: protein MRALSVVLNPLLFLLLFGDYYPSVTVKPKEGWQVYSSAQDTEGRCICTVVAPEQNLCSRDAKEGQLRQLLEKVQNMSQSIEVLNLRTQRDFQYIMRMEGQFKELRSKFRQIETNKKTQVNRNFQELKGKMDALQPLIPVLEQYKTDAQLISQFKQEIRNLSMVLTAIQEEIGTYDYEELQQRVLNLESRLRNCMSKLTCGKLMKITGPVTVKTSGTRFGAWMTDPQASPRNNRVWYMDSYTNNKIVKEYKSIADFVSGAESRTYNLPFKWAGTNHVVYNGSLYYNKVQSNIVVCYRFETGRVVTQRALENAGFHNVYPYTWGGFSDIDLMADELGLWAVYATNQNAGNIVISQLNPDTLQILGTWNTEYSKRNAGESFMICGTLYITNSHLTGAKVYYSYSTKTSSYEYTDIPFHNQFFHMSMLDYNARDRALYGWNNGHQVLFNVTLFHIIKTEDDS, encoded by the exons aCAGTCAAGCCTAAGGAAGGCTGGCAGGTGTACAGCTCGGCCCAGGATACAGAGGGGAGGTGTATCTGTACAGTGGTGGCTCCTGAACAGAACCTCTGCTCCAGAGACGCCAAGGAGGGACAGCTCCGTCAGCTACTGGAGAAG GTCCAGAACATGTCCCAGTCAATCGAGGTGCTGAACCTGCGGACTCAGAGAGACTTCCAGTACATCATGAGGATGGAAGGCCAGTTCAAAGAGCTAAGGTCAAAGTTCAGACAGATAGAGACCAACAAGAAGACACAGGTCAACAGAAACTTCCAG GAGTTGAAGGGTAAGATGGAtgccctacagcctctgatcccTGTGTTGGAACAGTACAAGACAGATGCCCAGCTCATCTCCCAGTTTAAACAGGAGATCAGGAACCTGTCCATGGTGCTCACAGCCATCCAGGAGGAGATAGGAACCTATGACTATGAGGAACTACAACAGAGGGTCCTGAATCTGGAGAGCAGGCTACGCAACTGCATGAGCAAACTCA CATGTGGTAAACTGATGAAGATCACTGGACCTGTGACAGTGAAGACCTCTGGTACACGGTTTGGAGCTTGGATGACTGATCCACAGGCCTCCCCTAGAAACAACCGG GTCTGGTACATGGATAGCTACACCAACAACAAGATCGTCAAAGAGTACAAGTCCATAGCAGACTTTGTTTCCGGGGCAGAGTCTCGAACCTACAACCTGCCGTTCAAGTGGGCCGGGACCAACCACGTGGTGTACAACGGCTCTCTGTACTACAACAAGGTCCAGAGCAACATCGTGGTGTGTTACCGCTTCGAGACGGGGCGCGTGGTAACCCAGAGAGCCCTGGAGAACGCCGGCTTCCACAACGTCTACCCTTACACCTGGGGAGGCTTCTCCGACATAGACCTCATGGCTGACGAGCTGGGCCTGTGGGCCGTCTACGCCACCAATCAGAACGCAGGAAACATCGTCATCAGCCAGCTCAACCCCGACACGCTACAGATCCTCGGAACCTGGAACACGGAATATTCCAAACGGAACGCGGGGGAGTCCTTTATGATCTGCGGAACACTCTACATCACCAACTCTCACCTGACTGGCGCTAAGGTTTACTACTCGTACTCCACCAAGACCTCCAGCTATGAGTACACAGACATCCCCTTCCATAACCAGTTCTTCCACATGTCCATGTTGGACTACAACGCCAGGGACCGGGCTCTGTACGGCTGGAACAACGGACACCAGGTTCTGTTCAACGTCACGTTGTTCCACATCATCAAGACAGAGGACGATTCCTGA